In one window of Meiothermus sp. DNA:
- a CDS encoding VOC family protein — MQVKTLAIIPVVPSRDIEESLRFYQTHLGFEDPFTWGQRVEYGGLSRDGLRLHFYLEPNPEVGQNYAFRLEVDEVDLLYVRCEAAGIVHPNGKLENKPWATREFTVLDPSGVAIRVYQELKG, encoded by the coding sequence ATGCAGGTGAAGACGCTGGCGATTATCCCGGTGGTTCCGAGCCGCGACATAGAAGAGTCCTTGCGTTTCTATCAGACCCATCTGGGCTTTGAAGACCCCTTTACCTGGGGGCAGCGGGTCGAGTACGGCGGGCTCAGCCGGGATGGGCTGCGGCTGCACTTCTACCTCGAGCCCAACCCGGAGGTGGGCCAGAACTATGCCTTCCGGCTCGAGGTAGACGAGGTAGATTTGCTCTATGTGCGCTGCGAAGCCGCGGGCATCGTGCACCCCAACGGCAAGCTGGAAAACAAGCCCTGGGCTACCCGCGAGTTTACGGTTCTGGATCCTTCCGGTGTGGCCATTCGGGTCTACCAGGAGCTCAAGGGATAA
- a CDS encoding VOC family protein: protein MPSIVPHLWFEKEAREAAAFYCSVFPDSKITSTVVLRDTPSGDCDLVSFELAGQPFMAISAGPLFKFNPSVSFILNFDPTQGRTREDLQALWNSLLSGGEELMPLGSYPFAPLFGYLRDRYGVFWQLILSDNMEPRLPFVIPSLLFVGDLHGKAEEAQNFYLSIFKDARSGVTFRYPAGSEPEREGTLMYSDFMLEGQWFSVSESALEHGFSFNEAISFMVYCDTQEEIDYYWSKLSAVPEAEQCGWLKDKYGLSWQVVPRAMEAMLHDPDPERVQRVNQAVLQMKKLELAELQRAYA, encoded by the coding sequence ATGCCCAGTATTGTCCCCCACTTGTGGTTCGAGAAGGAAGCCAGGGAAGCTGCTGCCTTCTATTGCAGCGTATTTCCGGATTCTAAAATCACCAGCACCGTTGTTTTGCGCGATACGCCCTCGGGCGACTGCGACCTGGTCTCGTTTGAGCTGGCGGGCCAGCCCTTCATGGCCATCAGTGCGGGGCCGTTGTTCAAGTTCAACCCCTCGGTCTCCTTTATCCTCAACTTTGACCCCACCCAGGGCCGCACCAGAGAAGACCTCCAGGCCCTATGGAACAGCCTTTTGTCCGGCGGTGAGGAGCTAATGCCGCTGGGTTCGTACCCTTTTGCGCCCCTTTTTGGTTACCTTCGAGACCGGTACGGGGTCTTTTGGCAGTTAATCCTTTCGGACAATATGGAACCCAGGCTGCCTTTTGTTATCCCGTCACTCTTATTTGTGGGGGATTTGCACGGCAAGGCCGAGGAAGCCCAGAACTTCTATTTGTCTATTTTCAAAGATGCCCGCAGTGGCGTGACCTTTCGCTACCCGGCCGGATCGGAACCCGAGCGAGAGGGTACGCTCATGTACAGCGATTTTATGCTGGAAGGCCAGTGGTTTTCGGTTTCGGAGAGTGCCCTCGAGCACGGTTTTAGCTTCAACGAAGCCATCTCGTTCATGGTGTATTGTGATACCCAGGAAGAGATCGACTATTACTGGTCCAAGCTCTCGGCAGTGCCCGAGGCCGAGCAGTGCGGCTGGCTCAAAGACAAATACGGCCTGAGCTGGCAGGTGGTGCCCCGGGCCATGGAGGCCATGCTGCATGACCCCGACCCGGAGCGGGTACAGCGGGTCAACCAGGCGGTTCTCCAGATGAAAAAGCTCGAGCTTGCCGAACTGCAAAGGGCCTATGCCTGA
- a CDS encoding Lrp/AsnC ligand binding domain-containing protein has product MFSTLFLEVEARYRHQRLIEETVGVGPTVAKVVQEARMMQLAQQAQVSVVENMRRVSAYVFVSCAQPKRLAHALSRLPGVVKADALLGASEAVLVVEQHNFEALQSLLTEVQSTPGVKKISVKLAA; this is encoded by the coding sequence ATGTTTTCGACCCTATTTCTGGAAGTAGAGGCCCGGTATCGGCACCAGCGTTTGATCGAGGAAACCGTGGGGGTTGGCCCCACTGTTGCGAAAGTAGTTCAGGAGGCCCGCATGATGCAGCTCGCCCAGCAAGCCCAGGTTTCGGTTGTGGAAAATATGCGTCGGGTTTCGGCGTATGTGTTCGTTTCTTGTGCTCAGCCCAAACGCCTCGCGCACGCCCTGAGCCGCCTGCCTGGGGTGGTCAAGGCCGATGCCTTGCTGGGGGCCTCCGAGGCGGTGCTGGTGGTAGAGCAGCACAACTTTGAAGCGCTGCAATCCCTCCTGACCGAGGTACAGTCCACCCCTGGGGTCAAGAAGATTTCGGTGAAGCTGGCGGCCTGA